Within the Gemmatimonadota bacterium genome, the region TTGATGCCGACAGGAGTCTTGATCCCGCTCGCCAGCATGTCGAGCCTGTTCTTGATTGGCAGCGACCACATATTACCAACACCCGGTGTCTTCACCGTTGCATTCGCCTGAGCGACGATCGAGTCGTACGTCACCCCCGGACGCCAGTAACTCTTGTCCTTGAGGATCGCGATCGTCTCGATCATCGACAGCGGTGCCATGTCGGTCGCGGTCTCCGCACGACCGATCTTGCCCAATACCATCTGTACTTCGGGGATCTTTGCAAGAACCGCATCACGCTGCGTGAGGATCTCCTTGGCCTGTTCACTTCCGACACCGGGGAAGAGCGATGGCATGTCCATGATGGCCCCTTCGTTCAGGGGCGGCATGAATTCACTGCCGATGCGCGACCATGGGAAGATGGTCACGAGCAGCACCGCTACTGCCGCGATGATCGTAGGCCACCGATGCCTGAGCACAAACGCGATGACCGGTCGGTAGACGCTGGTCAGGACCCGACTGACTGGGTTGGCGGATTCAGGCTTCACCTTGCCACGAATGAAGAGTCCCATCATCACGGGCACGAGCGTGATTGATAGAAGCGATGCCGACGCCATTGACAGCGTCTTGGTCCATGCGAGCGGCTTGAACAGCCTGCCTTCCTGATCCTGAAACGCAAAGACCGGAATGAACGACACGGTGATGATCAGAAGAGAGATGAAGAGCGACGGACCAACCTCCTTGGCCGAATCGATCACCACCTCCCAGTGCGTTCGCGGGTTTCCATCGCGCGCATTGTGCTCGATGTGCTTGTGCATGTTCTCCACCATCACGATCGCCGCATCTATCATTGCACCGATCGCGATCGCGATCCCACCCAGGCTCATGACGTTGGCACTCAGACCCAGGAGATGCATCGCCAGCAGCGCCATGAGAATGCCGATCGGTAGAGTCAGGATTGCGACTAGGGCGCTCGATCCGTGCAACAGGAAAAGCAGCGTTACGGCGGCAACAATCAACGACTCCTCTACGAGTTTGCTGCGGAGCGTTTCAATTGCGCTCTCGATCAGTCCAGACCGATCGTACCCGTCGACGAAGACCACGCCGTTGGGCAGTGCCTTCTGCAGTTCCCCCATCTTGGCCTTGACACCGTTGATGACCGCCAACGGGTTCTCGCCATACCGCATCACAACCCAACCAGTGACGATCTCGCCTTTCCCGTTCAGATCTGCTATCCCACGCCGGATTTCCGGGCCGATCTGCACGTTGGCGACATCTCCAACCGTGACGGGCGCACTTCCGGCGCCTGTGCCTATCGCGACGTTGCGAATATCAGCAAGACTGTTGAACCGTCCCCGCCCGCGTACCACGTACTCCGACCCGCCCATCTCGAGCACGCGGCCACCAACGTCCTGATTCGAGGCGCGGACGGCATCGCTCACTTTCTGGATCGGAATGTTGTACGCGAGCAGTTTGGCTGGATCGACATCAACTTGATACTGCTTCTCATAGCCGCCGAAGGACGCGATCTCGGCGACGCCAGGTACCGCTGTGAGCGCGGGCCGGACGGTCCAGTCTTGCAGTGCGCGCAACTGCGCCAGGTTGAGCGTCCCACTCGTATCTGCCAGGATGTACTGCATAACCCAACCGACGCCTGTCGCATCGGGTCCCATCATCGGCAATGCGTCAGGAGGAAGTTTGCCTCGTGCACTACTCAGATACTCCAGCACGCGGCTGCGTGCCCAATACAGATCCGTGCCGTCCTCAAACACCACGTACACCGCCGAAAGACCGAACTGGCTCATGCCGCGCACGAACTTGATGTGGGGTACCTTGAGCATCTCGGTCGACAGCGGATACGTAACCTGATCCTCCACAGTCTGCGGTGCCTGTCCGGGCCACTCGGTCATGACGATTACCTGCACATCGGATAGATCCGGGATCGCATCCACCGGCGTCCTGAACATCGCCCACGTGCCTGCGAGGACGACCACCAGCGTACCCAGAAGCACCATGAGCTTGTGGTTCACTGACCACTCGATGACTCGCTTGAGCATTGGTCTAACCCCGCGGCCTTGGTGGGTCCGGAGGCATCTGCAACCCAGGCGTGCCGTTCACATTGGCGCCCTTGTCGTTAAGACCTGGCATGTTCTGCATGGCCTTGTCGCCCGAGCCCATGTTTCCGATCATGCTCTTGATTACGTCACCTAGATTGGATTCGGAGTCGAGGAGGAACTGCGCCGATGTCACTACGCGTTGTCCGGCTTCGAGACCGGAGAGAATCTCGGTATGCTCGCCCGCAACTCGTCCGAGCTCTACATCGTGCGGCATGAGAATGCCATTCCCCATATCAATGAAGACGATATTCCGATCACCCGTCTGGAGAATGGCCGAGTTGGGAACAGTCAGCGCGGAGCGACTGGGGGTGGAGAGTCGTACGGTCGCATACATGCCGGGCTTGAGCACACCGGCGGTGTTTGGCACCACAATGCGCGCCGTTATCGTGCGTGCCTCTGGCTGGAGCGTCGGATACACGTAAGCCACGCGGCCTTTGTACGAATGACGGGGAAGCCCCGTGAACACGATGTCAGCAGGTGAGCCCACGCGTACGTTGGCCGCGTCCACCTCACGCAATTGAGCGTCGACCCAGACGTCCGACAGGTCGGCGATGGTGTAAAGCTCTTCGCCAGACGTCACCGCTTGTCCCTGTAGCACCTTCTTCTCTACAACGATGCCCGACACTGGAGCATAGAGCGTGAGTGTGCGACGCACGCGACCCGTGCGCAGGATCTGATCTATCTGCGCATCAGAGATGTCCCAGAGCTGCAACCGCCGGCGGGACGCGTCCGCCAGATCAGTTTGCCCTGTCGGTATTCCCGGAACGCTGCTCTTGCCGATGCTGCGATCTACCTGGCCGGCCAACAGAAGCTCCTGTTCTGCAGCCAGCAACTCGGGGGAATAGATGTCGAGCACGGGCTGCCCGCGCCGCACCTGCTGGCCGGTTGAATTGACGTAGAGTCGGTCTACAAAACCGCCGAACTTGGGCGCGATTTGCGCCATCTTCGTCTCGTCAAACGTGACGGTGCCGGTGGTGCGTGTCTCACTGGTCAGTGGACGAACTTCCGCAGTGCCGAAAGTCACACCGAACTGGTGGATCTGCGACGCGGTCAG harbors:
- a CDS encoding CusA/CzcA family heavy metal efflux RND transporter codes for the protein MLKRVIEWSVNHKLMVLLGTLVVVLAGTWAMFRTPVDAIPDLSDVQVIVMTEWPGQAPQTVEDQVTYPLSTEMLKVPHIKFVRGMSQFGLSAVYVVFEDGTDLYWARSRVLEYLSSARGKLPPDALPMMGPDATGVGWVMQYILADTSGTLNLAQLRALQDWTVRPALTAVPGVAEIASFGGYEKQYQVDVDPAKLLAYNIPIQKVSDAVRASNQDVGGRVLEMGGSEYVVRGRGRFNSLADIRNVAIGTGAGSAPVTVGDVANVQIGPEIRRGIADLNGKGEIVTGWVVMRYGENPLAVINGVKAKMGELQKALPNGVVFVDGYDRSGLIESAIETLRSKLVEESLIVAAVTLLFLLHGSSALVAILTLPIGILMALLAMHLLGLSANVMSLGGIAIAIGAMIDAAIVMVENMHKHIEHNARDGNPRTHWEVVIDSAKEVGPSLFISLLIITVSFIPVFAFQDQEGRLFKPLAWTKTLSMASASLLSITLVPVMMGLFIRGKVKPESANPVSRVLTSVYRPVIAFVLRHRWPTIIAAVAVLLVTIFPWSRIGSEFMPPLNEGAIMDMPSLFPGVGSEQAKEILTQRDAVLAKIPEVQMVLGKIGRAETATDMAPLSMIETIAILKDKSYWRPGVTYDSIVAQANATVKTPGVGNMWSLPIKNRLDMLASGIKTPVGIKIFGPSLDTLDEIGQKIEGILPAVPGTNTVFAERAIGGKYLDVTINRDAVARYGLTGDDVQLALSAAVGGMDAGQVIEGRERYSVLVRYPRALRDNPEQVGNVLVATPSGAQVALRELARIAVVKGPTLIKSENAYLNNIVYVDVEGRDIGSYVGDAKKLLAEKLRLPPGYRLEWSGQYESLERASKKLRVVVPITLAIIFGLLYFNFRSVTESAIVMLSLPFALVGGVWLMWLLHYNMSVAVAIGFIALAGVAAETGVIMLIYLDQAYHERDARGELANRGDVDAAVEHGAVERVRPKMMTVTAITAGLVPILWSQGTGADVMKRIAAPMVGGMVTSTILTLVVIPAIYSLWKERSVSGN
- a CDS encoding efflux RND transporter periplasmic adaptor subunit; amino-acid sequence: MNELSNYGRNRTMRFAVAGIVTVLVAGTAWYLVSRHKASGVATSSRSNMAGMPGMSSNTSSDASVSGARGGSMAGAARMNVTANGSVTLTASQIHQFGVTFGTAEVRPLTSETRTTGTVTFDETKMAQIAPKFGGFVDRLYVNSTGQQVRRGQPVLDIYSPELLAAEQELLLAGQVDRSIGKSSVPGIPTGQTDLADASRRRLQLWDISDAQIDQILRTGRVRRTLTLYAPVSGIVVEKKVLQGQAVTSGEELYTIADLSDVWVDAQLREVDAANVRVGSPADIVFTGLPRHSYKGRVAYVYPTLQPEARTITARIVVPNTAGVLKPGMYATVRLSTPSRSALTVPNSAILQTGDRNIVFIDMGNGILMPHDVELGRVAGEHTEILSGLEAGQRVVTSAQFLLDSESNLGDVIKSMIGNMGSGDKAMQNMPGLNDKGANVNGTPGLQMPPDPPRPRG